A DNA window from candidate division KSB1 bacterium contains the following coding sequences:
- a CDS encoding ImmA/IrrE family metallo-endopeptidase — protein MRLPVNTGVLAWALKRSGRDQELYTSFPRLSEWLRGEASPTLRQLEAFAKASRVPLGYLLLEAPPVDPLPIALFRTKREKDTHPSVASPELVDTVHLMLRCQAWFREQLVEEGWEPLRFVRSAKLTASPEEVARQMKEVLGLGPTWIADHRNWTDALKALIDKIDQAGILVAVSGIVGNNTHRILKVDEFRGFVLVDEYAPLVFVNGADAKAAQMFTLAHELAHIWFGQSAAFDLRDLEPAPDKIEQTCNRVAAEFLVPAALLRRFWPSVHKTSNRFQVIAEQFRVSEIVAARRALELSLITKEEFLRFYLAQTKRERRSQQGGGDFYATQNLRIGRRFGEAVVRAAREGRLLYREAYRLIGLHGQSFDRYAEAILGMPA, from the coding sequence ATGAGATTGCCGGTAAATACCGGCGTGCTTGCCTGGGCGCTTAAGCGTTCGGGCCGGGATCAAGAGTTGTACACCAGCTTTCCGCGTCTTTCAGAGTGGTTGAGGGGTGAAGCCAGCCCGACTCTTCGCCAACTCGAGGCCTTTGCAAAGGCCTCTCGAGTGCCATTGGGATACTTGTTACTCGAAGCCCCACCCGTCGACCCGCTTCCCATTGCTCTCTTTCGCACAAAACGAGAAAAAGACACGCATCCCAGCGTGGCCAGTCCGGAACTTGTTGATACAGTGCATTTGATGTTGCGGTGCCAAGCCTGGTTTCGTGAGCAGCTTGTCGAAGAGGGGTGGGAACCGCTGCGGTTTGTTCGCTCGGCAAAGCTCACCGCCTCTCCCGAGGAAGTTGCACGCCAGATGAAAGAGGTTTTGGGATTGGGCCCAACGTGGATTGCCGATCATCGCAACTGGACGGACGCACTGAAGGCTTTGATTGACAAGATTGATCAGGCCGGGATTCTGGTGGCTGTCAGTGGCATTGTGGGCAACAACACACACCGCATTTTAAAAGTCGACGAGTTTCGCGGCTTCGTTCTGGTAGATGAATATGCTCCGCTCGTGTTTGTCAACGGTGCGGATGCCAAAGCCGCGCAAATGTTCACACTGGCGCATGAACTCGCCCATATCTGGTTCGGCCAAAGCGCTGCGTTCGATCTGCGGGATCTGGAGCCGGCACCGGATAAGATCGAACAGACTTGCAACCGTGTCGCGGCAGAATTCCTCGTTCCTGCCGCGCTGTTGCGCAGGTTCTGGCCCTCGGTTCACAAGACGAGCAATCGTTTCCAAGTTATTGCTGAACAATTCAGAGTTAGCGAGATCGTGGCCGCCCGTCGCGCCCTTGAGCTCAGCCTCATCACGAAAGAAGAGTTCTTGAGATTCTATCTTGCCCAAACCAAACGCGAACGCCGGTCACAACAAGGTGGTGGCGACTTCTATGCAACTCAGAATCTTCGTATCGGAAGGCGTTTTGGAGAGGCCGTCGTACGTGCTGCCCGGGAAGGTCGCTTGCTGTATCGCGAGGCCTACCGCCTGATTGGTCTTCACGGCCAAAGTTTTGACCGCTACGCAGAGGCAATCTTGGGGATGCCGGCATGA
- a CDS encoding cold shock domain-containing protein: MQYGTVKKWDPAKGFGFITTDEDEDLFVHVNDLDASVPGRQLKPGQRVGFDVRREMKGDRAVRVRVIKG, translated from the coding sequence ATGCAATACGGCACCGTCAAAAAATGGGACCCGGCCAAGGGTTTCGGCTTTATTACCACCGATGAAGATGAGGATCTCTTCGTGCACGTGAATGATTTGGATGCCAGCGTGCCGGGCCGCCAGCTCAAACCCGGCCAGCGCGTGGGTTTCGATGTCCGGCGGGAAATGAAGGGCGATCGCGCCGTGCGCGTGCGGGTGATCAAGGGGTAG
- a CDS encoding universal stress protein translates to MIQIREILIPTDFREPPAAAIGHAAMLAERFGARLTMLHVVTAREHNAVAAFPELDPACAAEEEAAEEEVAERLGLQPSQRLQVRRELRHNAHPAEEITRFAAEMQADLIVTGTHGRTGLSHLILGSLAEDLMRTANCPVLVARTAGPGASGEVMPYLQILAPIDFSPDSEKAMRYALALSQLFRAQLHILHVVDLPVYPAHYAVNHALAEEFSRDFITLSHEEIERWLTGFEQRPRHCQTHVQVGRPYHEIVKFAAAQDIDLIVMGTRGLSRLQEFFLGGNTARVIRHAPCPVLVVKLQERDFVH, encoded by the coding sequence ATGATTCAAATACGCGAAATTCTGATCCCAACCGACTTCCGTGAGCCGCCGGCGGCCGCCATTGGACACGCCGCGATGTTGGCCGAGCGATTCGGTGCCCGGCTGACCATGTTGCATGTGGTCACTGCCAGGGAGCACAACGCCGTGGCGGCTTTTCCGGAACTGGATCCCGCCTGTGCCGCGGAGGAGGAGGCCGCGGAAGAGGAGGTCGCAGAGCGCCTGGGGTTGCAACCCTCGCAACGGCTGCAGGTGCGGCGCGAGCTGCGCCACAATGCCCATCCCGCCGAAGAGATCACGCGCTTCGCGGCGGAAATGCAGGCGGATTTGATCGTGACCGGCACTCATGGCCGCACCGGCCTGAGTCATCTGATCCTGGGCAGCCTGGCCGAAGATTTGATGCGCACGGCCAACTGCCCGGTTCTGGTGGCGCGCACCGCCGGGCCCGGCGCCAGCGGGGAAGTGATGCCTTATCTCCAAATCCTCGCACCCATCGATTTTTCCCCGGACAGCGAAAAAGCAATGCGCTACGCCCTCGCGCTCAGCCAGTTGTTCCGTGCCCAGCTTCATATTCTGCACGTCGTCGACTTGCCGGTTTATCCCGCACACTATGCCGTCAATCACGCGCTCGCCGAAGAGTTCAGCCGCGATTTCATCACACTCTCGCACGAGGAAATCGAACGCTGGCTCACCGGCTTCGAACAGAGGCCGCGCCACTGCCAGACCCATGTGCAGGTGGGACGGCCGTATCATGAAATTGTCAAATTTGCCGCCGCACAGGATATCGATCTCATCGTGATGGGCACCCGCGGTTTGAGCCGGCTGCAGGAGTTTTTTCTGGGTGGCAACACTGCCCGGGTGATCCGGCATGCCCCCTGTCCAGTGCTGGTGGTAAAATTACAGGAGAGAGATTTCGTGCACTGA
- a CDS encoding glycosyltransferase, with translation MSGTPLISVIIPTYNRAAFLQEAVASVWAQTERDFELLIVDDGSTDETPQLCTAWGARVRYLRQPRRGVSAARNHGVHAAAGRFIAFLDSDDLWAPNKLARQRLWLEQHPGVLLCHTNEIWIRNGRRVNQKKIHRKAGGWIYPLCLPRCVISPSAVFLRRELLEATGEFDEDLPLCEDYDLWLRVTAHHEVGFLDEALVIKRGGHADQLSRSEWGLDRYRVRALLKMLHQGGLRAEWQQATLAMLLQKCHILVQGYTKHGRTLPAVYYAYLMETFGAAAAGEVLQR, from the coding sequence ATGAGCGGCACACCGTTGATCTCCGTCATCATCCCAACTTACAATCGCGCGGCCTTCCTGCAAGAGGCGGTGGCCTCGGTGTGGGCGCAAACCGAAAGGGATTTCGAGTTGTTGATCGTCGATGACGGCTCCACCGATGAGACGCCGCAACTCTGCACCGCCTGGGGAGCGCGGGTACGTTACCTGCGGCAGCCGCGGCGCGGCGTGTCGGCAGCCCGCAACCACGGGGTGCACGCCGCAGCCGGCCGCTTTATCGCCTTTCTCGATTCGGATGATTTGTGGGCGCCGAACAAACTGGCGCGGCAGCGGCTCTGGCTGGAGCAGCATCCCGGCGTGTTGCTGTGCCATACCAACGAAATCTGGATTCGCAACGGCCGCCGGGTCAATCAAAAAAAGATTCACCGCAAGGCCGGCGGCTGGATTTACCCGCTCTGTCTGCCGCGCTGCGTGATCAGTCCCTCGGCAGTGTTCCTGCGGCGCGAGCTGTTGGAAGCGACGGGCGAATTCGACGAGGACCTGCCGTTGTGTGAGGATTACGATCTGTGGCTGCGCGTGACAGCGCATCACGAAGTCGGCTTCCTCGACGAGGCGCTGGTGATCAAACGCGGCGGCCATGCCGACCAGCTTTCGCGCAGCGAATGGGGGCTGGATCGCTACCGCGTGCGGGCGCTGCTCAAAATGCTGCACCAGGGCGGATTGCGGGCGGAGTGGCAGCAGGCAACTCTTGCAATGTTACTGCAAAAATGCCACATTCTGGTGCAGGGATACACCAAGCACGGCCGGACACTGCCGGCGGTCTACTATGCTTATTTGATGGAAACCTTTGGTGCCGCGGCCGCCGGCGAAGTTTTGCAACGATGA
- a CDS encoding SPOR domain-containing protein, with product MKTKPLFAILMMALLLGFGNTCICVVEDTKHGGDAAKPDGRSLVGCQQPIYTQGMPGPNEYTVVVGVFSNESKALGLSQKLRGYNIHNYCYQQKNGCWVVSVGRYWDAKPAQKMLNQLVADFGYTNAEIRKSGDKEIECHGSL from the coding sequence ATGAAGACAAAGCCGCTGTTCGCCATCTTGATGATGGCCCTGCTCCTGGGATTTGGGAACACCTGCATCTGTGTCGTTGAAGACACAAAACACGGCGGTGACGCCGCGAAGCCCGACGGCCGGTCCCTCGTCGGCTGCCAGCAACCCATCTACACCCAAGGCATGCCCGGTCCGAATGAATACACCGTTGTTGTTGGTGTGTTCTCCAATGAAAGCAAAGCCCTCGGACTCTCACAAAAACTGCGCGGCTACAATATTCACAATTATTGTTATCAACAAAAGAACGGCTGCTGGGTCGTATCCGTCGGACGTTATTGGGATGCCAAGCCCGCGCAAAAAATGTTGAATCAGTTGGTGGCTGATTTTGGGTACACCAACGCCGAGATTCGCAAATCCGGCGACAAAGAAATTGAATGCCATGGTTCTCTGTAA
- a CDS encoding SPOR domain-containing protein, producing the protein MMIVLPLVSKPEMRYFALVVVALLFLAACTDRGQNPPSVRDGVSTGAPDSETPAGPPEHRPPKPPGDSDLEPPSGPLGEYGYSVLVKAFHNRLDADHLAYQLRMKRINNFVYQYDGEWRVCVGTYATKGRARRTLRLVHEKGFTTARVIGPGDDSIPPPPE; encoded by the coding sequence ATGATGATTGTGCTGCCGCTCGTTTCCAAACCCGAAATGAGATATTTCGCACTTGTCGTGGTGGCGCTGCTCTTCCTGGCGGCGTGCACTGATCGCGGGCAAAATCCGCCGTCCGTGCGGGATGGCGTCTCGACCGGCGCACCTGATTCCGAAACGCCGGCCGGGCCACCGGAGCATCGCCCCCCAAAGCCTCCCGGCGACAGTGATTTGGAACCGCCGTCCGGCCCGCTCGGCGAGTATGGTTACTCCGTGCTGGTCAAGGCGTTCCACAACCGCCTCGATGCCGATCATCTCGCTTATCAACTGCGCATGAAGCGCATCAACAATTTCGTGTATCAGTATGATGGCGAGTGGCGTGTGTGTGTGGGCACCTATGCCACCAAGGGGCGCGCGCGGCGCACTTTGCGGCTGGTGCATGAAAAGGGCTTCACCACGGCGCGGGTCATCGGTCCCGGTGACGATAGCATCCCGCCGCCGCCGGAGTGA
- the lysA gene encoding diaminopimelate decarboxylase has product MQHFHYVDAQLCCEEVVLAEVAASVATPFYLYSRRTYRENFAGIDAAFGDHPHRICYALKANSNPHVLRDFAALGAGADVVSVGELALARQAGIAADRIVFAGVGKRDDEIIAGLQAGIRGFNVESEAELAVINALARQHDRVAPVALRVNPNIDIHGHPYISTGRQADKFGVELPRAQALLGRLHEFPHVRLVGLHMHIGSQITETAPFAAVGRAMAELARQALALGHRLEYLDVGGGLGVIYENVIPLAAQTAPTAGLALAPAQVAELLLSPLRSFGCEILFEPGRALVATSGVLVTRVLYVKETQGRKFLVVDAGMSELIRPSLYQAHHQIVPLRFTAAAPEKYDVVGPICESGDFLAKERNLPAVQRGDLLAVMTAGAYGFSLSSNYNARPRPAEVIVDGREILLSRPRERLDQIWVA; this is encoded by the coding sequence ATGCAGCATTTTCACTATGTGGATGCCCAATTGTGCTGTGAAGAAGTTGTGCTGGCGGAGGTGGCGGCCAGCGTGGCAACGCCGTTCTACCTCTACAGCCGCCGCACCTACCGGGAGAATTTTGCCGGAATCGACGCCGCCTTCGGCGATCATCCCCACCGCATTTGTTACGCGCTCAAGGCGAATTCCAATCCCCACGTGTTGCGCGATTTTGCCGCCCTGGGCGCGGGCGCGGATGTGGTCTCGGTGGGCGAGCTCGCGCTTGCCCGACAGGCCGGCATTGCCGCCGACCGCATCGTGTTTGCCGGCGTGGGCAAGCGCGATGATGAAATCATTGCCGGGTTGCAGGCCGGCATTCGCGGTTTCAATGTCGAATCCGAGGCCGAGCTGGCGGTGATCAATGCGCTGGCGCGGCAGCACGATCGCGTGGCGCCGGTGGCCCTGCGGGTCAATCCCAACATCGACATTCACGGCCATCCCTACATTTCCACCGGCCGGCAGGCGGACAAGTTCGGTGTGGAATTGCCGCGCGCGCAGGCGCTGCTCGGCCGGCTGCACGAGTTTCCGCATGTGCGTCTGGTGGGCTTGCACATGCACATCGGCTCGCAAATCACCGAAACCGCGCCCTTTGCCGCGGTGGGCAGGGCCATGGCGGAATTGGCGCGGCAGGCGCTCGCCCTCGGCCACCGCCTGGAATATCTCGATGTCGGCGGCGGGCTGGGTGTGATCTATGAAAACGTGATTCCCCTGGCTGCGCAAACCGCGCCAACCGCGGGGCTGGCGCTCGCGCCGGCGCAGGTGGCGGAGTTGCTGCTGTCACCATTGCGGTCCTTCGGTTGTGAAATTCTCTTTGAGCCGGGCCGCGCCCTGGTGGCGACCAGCGGCGTGCTGGTCACGCGGGTGTTGTATGTCAAGGAAACGCAGGGCAGGAAATTTCTGGTGGTCGATGCCGGCATGTCAGAGCTGATCCGGCCGAGCCTGTATCAGGCGCATCATCAAATCGTGCCACTGCGCTTCACCGCAGCCGCGCCGGAGAAGTATGACGTGGTGGGGCCGATTTGCGAGTCCGGGGATTTTTTGGCGAAGGAGAGAAATTTGCCGGCCGTGCAGCGCGGGGATTTGCTGGCGGTGATGACGGCCGGCGCATATGGTTTCTCGCTGAGCTCGAATTACAATGCTCGGCCGCGGCCGGCGGAAGTCATCGTTGACGGCCGTGAGATCCTGCTCTCGCGGCCGCGCGAACGGCTGGATCAGATTTGGGTGGCATGA
- a CDS encoding SpoIIE family protein phosphatase — protein sequence MKIRSKLLLAVLLEIALTIVIVILWAYQGAQDELEQLARDLLRAQTDFAYALCDRYNQRYGRPTEELKEQLSAVRIAVDGYLVALDNSDTPDKGRLIVHPTNAGDNLNNPRFPHIQRIINRIDQAGKPDRYSAYDEYHQETGARGRQGERKIAYYMYYKPWDWILLASAYERDLFQSAEVVRHRTVEAIAAVAILAVIFMTLSIRKILAPLRQLNQTSQEVANGRLEATFAIDSQDEIGELARSFNKMLQSLQHHLRITQEFEIARRMQTEMLPAAPPDLPGLRLEAASLPATEVGGDFYDFITLDDQRLAIIVGDVSGKGVSSAMVVSAALSAIRFAAEGHQTPAEILALANRRLAVDLQRGMFVAAFCGIFDLAAGRLLYANAGQTLPILYRNGEATLLPPPEEGDRFPLGINRQVAYGQRHLDLAAGDLLVFYTDGIVDMMNPENEPYSFDRFCAAVQRHARAAHNGLIPELIRDAEAFAGRRDHSDDLTLLVARYEGVPATVRRFEENGRRAAVAEQPVEIRLSLPSQPGFEKLAMNAAAELAQQLGFPANRVEDLRSAVAEACLNAIEHGNKLNLMNRLDVLLKPGAAGLTVQVIDNGSGFVPEMPATLSLERKISGEESPRGLGLFLIARLVDHVEYKVLPTLGHVTTLRLDKT from the coding sequence ATGAAAATCCGCTCCAAACTGCTGCTCGCCGTCCTGCTCGAAATCGCGCTGACCATCGTCATCGTGATTCTGTGGGCCTATCAGGGTGCGCAGGACGAACTGGAGCAGCTTGCGCGCGATCTGCTGCGCGCCCAAACCGATTTCGCCTATGCGCTGTGCGACCGCTACAACCAGCGTTACGGCAGGCCGACCGAGGAATTGAAGGAACAGCTCAGTGCGGTGCGCATTGCGGTGGATGGTTACCTCGTTGCCCTCGACAATTCCGACACGCCGGACAAAGGCAGGCTCATCGTCCACCCCACCAATGCGGGCGACAACCTCAACAATCCGCGCTTTCCGCACATTCAGCGGATCATCAACCGCATCGACCAGGCCGGCAAGCCCGACCGCTATTCCGCCTACGATGAGTATCATCAGGAAACCGGCGCACGCGGCCGGCAGGGCGAGCGCAAGATTGCCTACTACATGTACTACAAGCCGTGGGACTGGATTCTGCTCGCCTCCGCCTACGAGCGCGATCTTTTCCAAAGCGCGGAAGTGGTGCGCCACCGCACCGTCGAAGCCATTGCGGCGGTGGCGATTCTCGCGGTCATCTTCATGACCCTGTCGATCCGCAAGATCCTGGCGCCGCTGCGGCAGTTGAATCAAACCAGCCAGGAGGTTGCCAACGGCCGGCTCGAGGCCACCTTTGCCATCGACTCACAGGATGAAATCGGCGAACTGGCGCGTTCGTTCAACAAGATGCTGCAGTCGCTGCAGCACCACCTGCGCATCACCCAGGAGTTCGAGATTGCGCGGCGCATGCAAACCGAGATGCTGCCCGCCGCGCCGCCCGATCTGCCCGGCCTGCGGCTGGAAGCGGCCTCCCTGCCTGCCACCGAAGTCGGCGGCGACTTTTATGACTTCATCACGCTGGATGACCAGCGGCTGGCGATCATCGTCGGCGATGTGTCGGGCAAGGGTGTGTCGAGCGCAATGGTGGTGAGCGCGGCACTTTCGGCCATTCGCTTCGCGGCGGAGGGACATCAAACCCCGGCGGAGATTCTCGCGCTCGCCAACCGCCGGCTGGCGGTGGATCTGCAGCGCGGCATGTTCGTCGCCGCCTTTTGCGGCATCTTCGATTTGGCGGCCGGCCGCCTGCTCTATGCCAATGCCGGGCAAACCCTGCCGATTCTCTACCGCAACGGCGAGGCCACGCTGCTGCCCCCACCGGAAGAGGGCGACCGGTTTCCACTCGGCATCAACCGGCAGGTTGCCTACGGCCAGCGTCATCTCGATCTGGCCGCCGGCGATCTGCTCGTCTTCTACACCGACGGCATCGTGGACATGATGAACCCCGAAAACGAGCCCTACAGCTTTGACCGCTTTTGTGCCGCGGTGCAACGCCACGCGCGCGCCGCCCACAATGGCCTCATTCCGGAGTTGATCAGGGACGCCGAGGCCTTCGCCGGCCGCCGTGATCATTCCGATGATCTCACCCTGCTGGTCGCCCGCTACGAAGGCGTGCCGGCCACGGTGCGGCGCTTCGAAGAAAACGGCCGCCGCGCGGCGGTTGCGGAGCAGCCCGTCGAAATTCGCCTTTCTCTGCCCTCGCAACCGGGCTTTGAGAAACTGGCGATGAATGCCGCCGCCGAGCTGGCGCAGCAACTCGGGTTTCCGGCAAACCGGGTGGAAGATTTGCGCAGCGCCGTGGCCGAAGCCTGTTTGAATGCCATCGAACACGGCAACAAGCTCAATCTCATGAACCGTCTCGATGTGCTGCTCAAGCCCGGCGCGGCCGGCCTGACCGTGCAGGTGATCGACAATGGCAGCGGCTTCGTGCCCGAAATGCCGGCCACGCTCAGTCTGGAGCGCAAGATCAGCGGCGAGGAAAGCCCGCGCGGTCTGGGATTGTTTTTGATTGCCAGGCTCGTCGATCATGTCGAGTACAAGGTGCTGCCCACGCTCGGGCACGTCACCACGCTGCGCCTCGACAAAACCTGA
- a CDS encoding sigma-54-dependent Fis family transcriptional regulator produces the protein MFTLAFRPCRAYTFAMHESAASPQIWQLEREIFQLRTLLEVARALGECRESRAIYSEVLAILAGTFGARQAVAVSQNQDGRWQCMASRGELTAAAVTGALQQAGVFTLEKILAELRRLIDPGRGLEHFAVANFATWRNQRGGAFLLGPRLLGEPYAEADRELLEAVAGFTARALENLQLYEALQEAQEKLRLENLALREAVRRDFSDSALLGQSAAMQQVRQQIRNFGRSEANVLITGETGTGKELVARALHHHSLRADGPFLGVNCTAIPENLVETEFFGIEAGTATGVRKHVGLFEQAHGGTLFIDEVGDMPAASQAKLLRVLQQRSLRRIGGDREIPVNVRVIAATNKNLGEAIAAGTFREDLFYRLAVLELRLPPLRDHREDVVLLAQHFLGVFEQKLRRKTGGLSPALLQHLENYHWPGNVRELENEMERLVTLAEEGQLLLPEHLSPKLRGAGRPPLPAQPATLRLRDAVDQLEREMITAALARHHGNKSQVARVLGLSRLGLQQKMLRLGVADPQRDKQ, from the coding sequence GTGTTCACACTTGCATTTCGCCCATGTCGTGCCTATACTTTTGCCATGCATGAATCGGCAGCTTCTCCGCAAATCTGGCAGCTCGAGCGCGAAATCTTTCAGCTTCGCACGCTGCTGGAGGTGGCTCGCGCGCTGGGCGAGTGCCGGGAGAGCCGTGCCATTTACAGCGAAGTGCTGGCGATTCTCGCGGGCACCTTCGGTGCCCGCCAGGCCGTGGCGGTTTCGCAAAACCAGGACGGCCGCTGGCAATGCATGGCCAGCCGCGGCGAACTGACAGCGGCGGCCGTCACTGGCGCGCTGCAGCAGGCGGGCGTGTTCACGCTGGAAAAAATTCTCGCCGAGTTGCGCCGGCTGATCGATCCGGGGCGCGGCCTCGAACATTTTGCAGTGGCGAACTTCGCCACCTGGCGCAACCAGCGTGGCGGGGCCTTCCTGTTGGGCCCGCGCTTGCTGGGCGAGCCTTATGCCGAGGCCGATCGCGAACTGCTCGAAGCCGTGGCCGGCTTCACCGCCCGCGCTTTGGAAAACCTGCAGCTTTACGAAGCGCTGCAGGAGGCCCAGGAAAAACTCCGTCTGGAGAATCTCGCGCTGCGGGAGGCCGTCAGGCGGGATTTCAGCGATTCGGCGCTGCTCGGCCAGAGCGCTGCCATGCAGCAAGTGCGGCAGCAGATTCGCAATTTTGGCCGAAGCGAAGCCAACGTGCTGATTACCGGCGAAACCGGCACCGGCAAGGAGCTGGTGGCGCGCGCGCTGCACCATCACTCCCTGCGCGCGGACGGCCCGTTTCTCGGCGTCAATTGCACCGCCATCCCGGAAAACCTGGTGGAGACGGAGTTCTTCGGCATCGAGGCCGGCACCGCCACCGGTGTGAGAAAACATGTGGGTTTGTTTGAACAGGCCCACGGCGGCACGCTGTTCATCGATGAGGTGGGCGACATGCCGGCGGCTTCGCAGGCCAAATTGCTGCGCGTGTTGCAGCAACGCAGCCTGCGGCGCATCGGCGGTGACCGCGAGATTCCCGTGAATGTGCGGGTGATTGCCGCCACCAACAAGAATCTCGGCGAGGCCATTGCCGCCGGCACCTTCCGCGAAGATCTGTTCTATCGCCTGGCGGTGCTGGAACTGCGCCTGCCGCCCCTGCGTGATCACCGCGAGGATGTGGTGCTGCTGGCGCAGCATTTTCTCGGGGTGTTCGAACAAAAACTGCGCCGCAAGACCGGCGGCCTTTCGCCGGCGCTGCTGCAGCATTTGGAAAACTATCACTGGCCCGGCAACGTGCGCGAGCTGGAGAATGAAATGGAACGGCTGGTCACACTGGCGGAGGAAGGCCAGCTTCTGCTGCCGGAACATCTTTCGCCCAAGCTGCGCGGCGCCGGCCGGCCGCCTCTCCCGGCGCAACCGGCAACCCTGCGCCTGCGCGATGCCGTCGATCAGCTCGAACGCGAGATGATCACTGCGGCGCTGGCACGCCATCACGGCAACAAGAGCCAGGTTGCGCGCGTTCTCGGTCTGAGCCGCCTGGGGCTGCAGCAGAAAATGCTCCGGCTGGGCGTGGCGGATCCGCAGCGGGACAAACAGTAG
- a CDS encoding FHA domain-containing protein: MPLRDDERTVLTTPRALLVRLEKGELRHGRERWTTGLTLGRSAACEISFVNPEVSLRHAQINFEAGRWWLSDLNSTNGTFLNGRRIDRAALPAHAEVELGRNGPRLHLELEPLGAAGEQPPAAPPSLTQIGRRYFTLSLPGKIGEHTLLIRQAFQRVRRQHARRYWTIIGVIATLLLATSTALYHQSVRLKRLEQLHARAESMFYAMKALELEIARLAPPAAARPGAELRRLQQDYSDFVAEALGITPDKLPPQDWLIYKIVRDFGECDGSMPAAFKQTVHAYIAKWQSTPRLRQALARARQMGYPARIRKIMRQHGLPPQFFYLALQESDFDVTRCGPETVYGIAKGMWQFLPATARDYGLRVGPLQGYPEFDPQDERHDFEKATVAAAKHLRLLYDTKAQASGLLVMASYNWGQGNVLARIERMPNNPRERNFWRLLTTEKIPAETRDYVFYIIAAAVIGENPQLFGFDFPNPLRED; encoded by the coding sequence ATGCCTCTCCGCGATGACGAACGCACCGTATTGACCACGCCGCGTGCGCTGTTGGTGCGCCTCGAAAAGGGCGAGCTTCGCCACGGCCGGGAACGCTGGACCACCGGCCTGACCCTTGGCCGCAGTGCCGCCTGCGAGATCAGCTTCGTCAATCCCGAAGTCAGCCTGCGCCACGCACAAATCAATTTTGAAGCCGGCCGCTGGTGGCTCAGCGATCTGAACAGCACCAACGGCACATTCCTGAATGGCCGCCGCATCGACCGGGCGGCATTGCCCGCACATGCCGAGGTGGAGCTGGGCCGCAACGGACCGCGGCTGCATCTGGAACTTGAGCCACTCGGCGCAGCCGGGGAACAGCCACCTGCTGCCCCGCCCTCCCTGACGCAAATTGGCAGGCGCTACTTCACTCTTTCGCTGCCCGGTAAAATCGGCGAGCATACGCTGCTCATTCGCCAGGCCTTCCAACGGGTGCGGCGGCAGCACGCGCGGCGCTACTGGACGATCATCGGAGTCATCGCCACCCTGCTGCTGGCGACAAGCACGGCGCTTTACCATCAAAGCGTGCGGCTGAAACGACTGGAACAATTGCATGCCCGCGCGGAAAGCATGTTCTATGCGATGAAAGCCCTGGAGCTGGAGATTGCCAGGCTGGCGCCGCCAGCGGCGGCGCGGCCGGGTGCCGAACTCCGCCGCTTGCAGCAGGATTACAGCGACTTCGTGGCCGAGGCCCTGGGCATCACCCCCGACAAACTCCCGCCGCAAGACTGGCTGATCTACAAAATTGTGCGCGATTTCGGCGAGTGCGACGGCAGCATGCCGGCGGCCTTTAAGCAAACGGTGCACGCCTACATCGCCAAATGGCAAAGCACGCCGCGCTTGCGCCAGGCGCTCGCCCGGGCGCGGCAAATGGGCTATCCCGCCCGCATCAGGAAAATCATGCGACAGCACGGCCTGCCCCCGCAATTTTTCTATCTCGCCCTGCAGGAGAGTGACTTTGACGTGACGCGCTGCGGCCCCGAGACCGTCTACGGCATTGCCAAGGGCATGTGGCAATTTCTGCCGGCCACTGCCAGGGATTACGGCCTGCGCGTCGGCCCCCTGCAAGGCTATCCCGAGTTCGATCCCCAGGACGAACGCCACGATTTCGAGAAAGCCACCGTCGCGGCCGCCAAACATCTCCGCCTGCTCTATGACACCAAAGCACAGGCCTCCGGCCTGCTGGTGATGGCCTCCTACAACTGGGGGCAGGGCAATGTGCTGGCGCGCATCGAGCGCATGCCCAACAATCCGCGGGAGCGCAATTTTTGGCGGCTGCTGACCACCGAAAAGATTCCGGCAGAAACCCGCGATTATGTGTTCTACATTATCGCTGCCGCCGTGATCGGCGAAAACCCGCAGCTCTTCGGTTTTGATTTCCCGAATCCTCTGCGGGAGGATTGA